Part of the Salinigranum rubrum genome is shown below.
CGGGGGCTCCGAGTCGATCAACGTCGGGATGGTGTACGCCACTGGCGGGCTGGGTGACGGCTCGTTCAACGACCAGGCTCAGCAGGGCGCCTTCCAGGCGCGCGACGAGTTCGACGTCCAGATCGGCGAGGCCCAGCCCGAGGAGGTCGCACAGTTCAGCACGTTCCAGCAGCAGTTCGCCCAGTCGACCGACCCGGCGTACGACCTCGTCTGCTGTATCGGCTTCCTCCAGACGGACGCGCTGAGCCAGACCGCACAGGACTACCCCGACCAGAACTTCATGCTCGTCGACTCGGTGGTCGAGGCCGACAACGTCGCTAACTACGTGTTCGCCGAGCACGAGGGGTCGTACCTCGTCGGGCAGATGGCGGGACTCCTCACGACGCAGGACTTCTCCGCCGGGGCGGGGTCGACCGCGGGCGACTCGACGACCGTCGGCTTCGTCGGCGGCGTCGAGTCCGACCTCATTCGGAAGTTCGAGGCCGGCTACACCGCCGGCGTGAAGGCAGCCGACGAGAACATCGAGGTCCTCACGAACTACACGGGGAGCTTCAACGACCCCGCCGCCGGGAAAGAGGCCGCGCTCGCGATGTACAACTCCGGCGCGGACATCGTCTACCACGCCTCGGGTAACACCGGGACGGGCGTCTTCCAGGCCGCCCAGGAACAGGGCGCGTTCGCCATCGGCGTCGACCGCGACCAGTCGGTGACGAAGGAGTCGTTCGCGGACGTCATCCTCGCCAGCATGGTCAAGCGCGTCGACACCGCCGTCTACGACGCCATCGAGTCCGTCGTCAACGACAACTTCCAGGGCGGCAACGTCGTCACGCTCGGACTCGAAGAGAACGGCGTCGCGGCCGTCTACGGCTCCGAGTTGGAAAGCGAGATTCCGCAGGACGTCAAGGACGCCGTCGCCTCCTCCCGGGAGTCCATCATCGCGGGCGACATATCGGTGCCGAGCGACCCGAGCAACGTCTGAGGCCGTCGTACTGGTCGGCGAACGCGTCGTCCTTCAGTTCTTTCGAGTGGTTCGTGACGAGCGGGAGTCCAGACGAGTGATGGACTCCTGTGGGCTGACTCTGTGACCGAGTGATGGACTCCTGTGGGCTGACTCTGTGACCGAGTGACGGACTGTGCTCGGTAGCGGGCTGAGCCACACGGCTGATTGATTAGTCGACTCCGTAGCCTGCAGATGTAGGTGGCGTATCCGTGGACACGAAGCCCGTGCGAGCGCCAGGGCAGTGACACCACGAGTACCGAAGCGACGATGCCGCTTCGAGCCGCTCGTTCGGTTTCCTCACGAAGACCTCACGCGCCACCGCACCGCCCCGCAATCTGGCGGTCGGCGCGCGGAAGTGAGCGAGTGACCCGCGCGGAACCTCCGGTTCCGTCGGAAGCCGGCGCATAGCGCCGACGACGAAGGGGACTGAGCGAACCGCACACGAGGGTCACGGCCGGGCTCTGTCCCGGCCGGACCGGTTGGGGAGGCACGAGGCCACGGTCCACCGTGCCCGTGTGTCGCGCGGTTCTCTCGCCGGTTCCAGCCGTCTCATCAAGGACTCCACACCGACCCACACGCGACTCTGTCCCCGCTACTCATCGGGACTCGCCATCCACCCCACTCCGTACTCGACCTCCGCCCGCACCTGCCATCACACCCACGCCCCATCACGAATCCTCGGCTTTAAACGACTCCTGTCCGACGAAAGAGCCAATGACTCCAGCCGTCCACCTCGACGGCATCACGAAGCGCTTCCCCGGCGTGGTCGCCAACGACGACGTCACGCTCCGGGTCGAACAGGGCTCCGTCCACGCCCTCCTCGGCGAGAACGGGGCCGGGAAGACGACGCTGATGAACGTCCTCTACGGGCTCTACCAGCCCACGGAGGGGCGCGTCGTCCTCGACGGCGAGGAGCGGGACTTCGACTCGCCGCGGGACGCCATCGACGCCGGCGTCGGCATGATCCACCAGCACTTCATGCTGGTCGACCCGATGACCGTCGCCGAGAACATCACCCTCGGGAACGAACCGCGCAAGTGGGGCGGCCTCGCCGTCGACCGCGAGCACGCGAGGAGCGAAGTCGTCGAACTCTCGAACCGATTCGGCTTCGACGTCGACCCCGACGCGCGCATCGAAGACGTCTCGGTGGGCGTCCAGCAGCGCGTCGAGATACTGAAAGCCCTCTACCGGGGGCCGACATCCTCATCCTCGACGAGCCCACCGCGGTACTGACGCCCCAGGAGGTCGAGGAACTGTTCGCCGTCTTCGAGGAACTCACCGCACAGGGCAAGACCATCATCTTCATCAGCCACAAGCTGAGCGAGGCGATGGAGGCCGCGGACGAGATCACCGTCCTGCGGGACGGGGAGAACGTCGGCACCGTCGTCGCCGACGAGACCACCCGGGAGGAACTCGCCGAACTGATGGTCGGGAGGGAGGTCATCCTCGACGTCGAGAAGCGGCCGGCGACGGTCGGCGAGTCGACCCTCGGCGTCGAGGGGTGCGTCGCCGAGGACGAGCGCGGCGTCCGCGCCGTCGACGACGTCTCCTTCGAGGTACGAGAGGGAGAGGTGTTCGGCATCGCCGGCGTCGACGGCAACGGCCAGTCCGAACTCGTCGAGGCCATCACCGGCCTCCGCGACCCCACGGCGGGGCGCATCTCCTTCGAGGGGACGGACATCACCGACCACTCGCGCCGCGAGCGCATCGACCGTGGGATGGCGTACATTCCCGAGGACCGCCAGGAGCGCGGGCTCGTGATGGACTTCGACCTCGTCGGGAACGGAATGCTGGGGAGCCAACACCGCGAACCGTTCGCGAAGGGGGGCCGCCTCGACTGGTCCACGGCGCGCGGACACACGGAGTCGGTCATCGACGAGTACGACGTCCGCCCGCCGAACCCCGATTCGACGGCCGAGTCGCTGTCCGGCGGGAACCAGCAGAAGTTCATCGTCGGCCGCGAGTTCGAGCGCGACCCGACACTCGTCGTCGCCGCCCACCCGACCAGGGGTGTCGACGTCGGCTCCATCGAGTTCATCCACGAGCGCCTGCTGGACCTCCGCGACCAGGGTGTCGCCGTGCTCCTCATCTCCTCGAAGTTAGAGGAGGTCCAGGGACTGTCGGACCGCCTCGCCGTGATGCACGACGGACGGTTCATGGACACGGTCGACCCCGAGGGAGTGACAGAAGAGGAGATCGGGCTGCTGATGGGCGGGGAGTACCCCGACGACTGGGACGAAGAGGCGACGGAGGCGGACGCCGGCACCGACGCCGACGCGGGCGTCAGAGCGGACGGTGATGGCCGATGAGTGCGCTCGACCGCGCTCGCGGCGTGCTGGAGCGCCTCGTCGGCGCGTCCACCGCGGAACGGGCGCTCATCTCCGTCGCCTCGCTCGTGTTGGCGATACTCGTCGGGACCGTCATCATCCTCGTCTCGGGCCGGATGACCACCTGCTCGCCCGCCGACGCGGCGTACTACTTCGGTATCGGCTTCTGTTACGACCCCATCACCGTGTACGACCGGCTGTTCCTCGGCGCGCTCGGCGACCCGCTCAGAGGCGGGTGGTCGCCGCTCAACAGCCAACTCGCCGTGACGCTCCGCGAGACGACGGTTCTCATCTTCACGGGCCTCTCGGTGGCCATCGCGTTCCGGGCCGGCATCTTCAACATCGGGACCCAGGGCCAACTCGTCGTCGGCGCGCTCGCGACCGGATTAGGAGTGCTGTGGGCGTCGCCGTTCGTCTCGGGCGTCGTCGGAACCCTCCTCTTGATCCCGCTCGGCCTGGCCATCGGCGCGGCGTTCGGCGCGCTCTACGGTGCCATCCCCGGCGTCCTGAAGGCGTACGCCGACGCGAACGAGGTCATCACGACCATCATGCTCAACCTCATCGCGACCGGCGTCACGCTGTATCTCGTCTCGGACGTGTTCAAAGACCCCAACAGCCAGGCGAATCAGACCGTTCCTCTCCCCGACTACGCGACGTTCCCCTCGATTTTGTTCGGAGGGGCGACGGACTTCTCGCTTCTCGCCCTTCTCTTCGGCGTGGTCGCGCTCGTCGCCCTCGCGTACCTCATCAACCGGACGACGTTCGGCTACGACGTTCGGACCTCCGGGCTCCAGCCGGAGGCCGCCGAGTACGGCGGCGTCGACTCGAAGAAGACCATCGTGGCGAGCATGATGCTCTCCGGCGCGCTCGGAGGAATCGGCGGCGCGATGTACGTGCTGATGATCCTCGGGAAGTTCCAGACCGGCGTTCCGGCCTACGGCTTCGACGGCATCACCGTCTCCATCCTCGCCGGGAACAACCCCCTGGGCGTCGGCTTCGCGGCCCTGCTGTTCGGCGTGCTGAAGAGCGGTACGACGGTGGTGCAGTTCGCGACGGACGTCCCGCCCCAACTGGTGGGCGTGCTCCGCGGGCTCATCATCCTCTTCGTGGCGATGCCGGAGTTCTTCCGGCTCATCGGCAAGCGCCTCGGCTCCGTCGGGAGCGCGGGTCGAAGCCGGCCGCGACCGACGGCGGCGTCGAGTCGGGAGGTGCCGGCGATGAGTGAGTCGACCGTCTCGCAGGTGCGTGACCTGCCCACGCGGGCGGTCGCGACCGTCGTGACGCTCGCCGCGCTCGTCCTCGTCGTGGCCGCCGGCCTCGCCGCCCCCGACTCCCTCGCCGGGACGCTGGTCGACATCCTCGCCCGGGAGGGGACGCTCTCCTCGGCGCTCCGGCTCTCGGTCCCCATCGCGCTGGCCGCGCTCGGGGGCATCTTCTCCGAGAAGTCCGGCGTCATCAACATCGGGCTCGAAGGCCTGCTCATCATCTCGGCGTTCGCCGCCATCTACGTCGCGGACGTCACGGGCGGCGTCTGGGTCGGGTTCGCGGGCGGCGTCGTCGCCTCGATGCTCCTCTCGTTGCTCTTCGCCGTCGTCGTCATCGAGTTCCGTGCCGACCAGATCATCGCGGGACTGGCCGTGTGGCTCATCGCGCTCGGCCTCGCGCCGTTCGCCTCGCAGGTCATCTACGGCCGGCCGAACTCCCGAGCGTCTCGACGCCCGGCACGGTCACGGTCCCGGTGCTGTCGGAACTGTCGGTGCTCGGTCCCTTCCGCGCCCTGTTCGACGCCTCGCCCACGGTGTACTTGATGTTCCTCGCCGTCGGCGTCTCGTGGTACGTCCTCAACCGCACCCGCTTCGGCAGGTGGGTCCGCGCCTCCGGCGAGAACCCGAAGGCGCTCGACACCGCCGGCGTGAGCGTTTCGAGAGTACGGTACGCGGCCGTCCTCCTCTCGGGCCTCCTCGCCGGCATGGGCGGTGCCTCCCTCTCGCTGGACCTCGGGCAGTTCACCGGCAACGGTCCGACGATGGTCAACGGCAAGGGGTTCATCGCCATCGTCGCCTACCTGTTCGGTAACTACAACCCGGTCGGGGCGTTCCTCTCGACGCTCCTCTTCGCGGGGCTCGACGCGATGCAGACGGCGCTGCAGCTACAGAACATCGGGATTCCGAACCAGTTGGTGCGCGTCCTCCCGTTCGTGATGGTCATCGTCGTGCTCGCGCTCGTGGGGCGGACTCGCATCCCCGAGGCGGCGGGCGAGCACTACGAGTCGGGCGACGACAGTCGGTGAGTGCGTGGACTGTGCTCCGCGTTCGACGTTTCGCGCGGTCTGTACGCGTTCCGTGGTTGAGTGTGGGTTCGTCGACGGGGGAGCCACGTCGGACAGAGACGTCGAGCGACACCCGGACGCGGTGTGGTGGCGGTGGCGCGTGACGGCACGCGGGCTTGCCGCGTGACGCACGCGCGAGGGATGAGGGCCGGAGCCGCGAACGCAGTGAGCGGCGAGGACCGCAATCGGCTGGGGAGGGCGTGGCTGCGGTCCACCGCGCCCGTGTCCCGCACGGTCGCTCTCTCGTGTCACAGTGTCTCTCGTATGCGGTTGCTCTCCCGCGCCGCAGACATCCTCTATCCCTCGTACGCGGTTGTTTTCCCCTGTCACAGTGTCTCTCTCGTGCCCGGTCGCTCCCCAGTCGAGAACACTGGTCGTATCTCGCGCCAACTCCGGTCACCACGTGTAGCCACACGAGCGACGAACGAGACGACCGACTCGGGAACGAAGAGTTTTCACCTCCGACTCGGGAAGACCTACCAATGACTACCCACGAGTACGACCTCGTCGTCGTCGGCGCGGGCACCGCCGGGTGCTACGCCGCGGCGACGGCGGCCCGAGAGGGTCTCGACGTCGTCGTCGTCGAGCGCAAGACGCGGGAGGAAGCGGGCCACATCGCCTGCGGCGACGCCCTGAAGGGCGCGGACAACTTCCCCGACGCCATCCCCAAGTCCCAACTGGCGCCCGCGTTCACCAACACGGGCGTCGACCACGGCCGCTTCGAGATTCCCCAGGAGGACACCGTCCTCGAAATCCCGGTCCCCGGCGAGTTGGCCGTCATCGACCGCTGGGAGTACGGCCGCCGCATCATCGAGGGAGCCTCCGAGGCCGGCGCGGAGTTCCACTACGACACCGTCGTGCAGGACGTCACCCAGGAGGACGGACGGGTGACGGGCGTCCGCGCGAAGCGGAAGGGGGAGGTCGTCACCTACGAGGCCGCGGTTACCCTCGACGGGGCGGGTTCGCTCTCCATCCTGCAGGACAAGGCCGACCTCTCGGGGCGACGTTCGACACCAACGTCTCGTACTCGCAGTTCTCCTCGGCCTACCGCGAAATCGTCGAGGTCGAAGAGGAAGTCCCCTGGAAGGACGCGCTGGTGTTCAAGCCCACCCAGCGCGCCGCGGGCTACCTCTGGTACTTCCCCCGGACGGGCACCGAAATCAACGTCGGCCTCGGCTTCCAGATGAACGAGGAGCCGATGAAACTCGTCGAGGACCTCCGGCGTGACCTGCGCGACCGACCCGAGTTCCGGAACGCCCGGGTGACGGACAAACTCGGCGCGGCCCTCCCCACGAGACGACCGTACGACTCGGCGACCGCGCCGGGCTTCATCGCGGCGGGTGACGCGGCCGGCCTCGTCAACCCGACGACGGGGGGCGGCATCGCCGGCGCCGCTTACTCGGGGAAGTACGCGGCCGAGCAGGTCGTCGAAGCCGTGAGCGAGGGCGACGTGAGCGAGGAGACGCTCTGGCGCTACAACGAGCGCGTGATGGACCACTTCGGCGCGCGCTACGCCGCCCTCGACGTGTACAACGTCCTCTCGACGGCCGTCGACGTCGACAGCCTCATGGGTCTGCTCGCGTCGCTCCCGGGCGAGAAAATCGCCGAGGCGCTGTACGACGGGTCGACCTCGATGTCTCCGTTCTTGATCGCACAGACGCTCAAGGAGAGCTACGGCCACTGGAGGCAGATCTGGAACTTCTTCGAGACGAAGCGCGTCGCGGACGACCTGCTGAGCCACTACCAGCGGTACCCCTCCCGGCCGGGTGCGCTCGGCGGCTGGCAGGCCACCCGCGACGAGATCATGGACCGCGTCTACGAGACGACCGGCGCCGACCCGAAGTACTGACGCTCCGAGTCGGACCGCCCGGGCCGTTTATCCGTTCGGCTTGCGGGTCTGCAGACGATGGACCGAAAGGACGTGCGGGCCCGCATCGCCGCCTTGCCGACGTGGGCCGGCGTCGTCGCGACCGTTCTCTGCTTCCTGTTCGCCGTCCGCCTCCTCGGCACGGCGACCGGCGCGCTGACGCCGACGCTCCAGCGGTTCGTCGCGGCGAACCACGTCTCGGCCCTGCCCGCGCTGGGGACGGGGTGGCTCGTGGCGACCCTCCTCGGGAACGAGACGGTCGTCGCCGCCGTCTCCCTCTCGCTGCACGCCTCGGGCCTCCTCACGGCGTCACAGCTGTTGCTGCTCGTCGTCGGGTCGCGCCTCGGCGCGACGGGCATCGTTCTCGTCGTCGGCGCGCTCGACGCGCTCCGGGGCCGTGCCGTCGCGGCGGGGACGACCGTCGGCGTCGGGAGTTCGCTCGAACTCGGGTTGCTCGCGAGCGGGCTCACCGCGGTCGTCTACCTCCCGACGGCCGTCGGCGGCTACCTCCTGCTCCGGTGGCTCCGGGTCGACTCCCTCGACGGGGTGACGGCGGCGCTCGGGCGGGGAGTCGCCGGCCACGGCGTGACGGTTCCCACGGTCTTCGAACCGGTCGCCGCGTCGGTGATCGAATGGGTCGGCGCGCCCCTCGCCGCGGCCGGGGCCGTCGTCTTGCTGTTCGTCTCGCTCGACGTGGCGGACCGCGTCCTCGACTCGGTCGACGGCGACCGGGTCCGCGCGTGGGTCACGACGGGGCTCGACAACCGCTGGCGAGCGGGGGCGGTCGGGTTCGTCGTCACCGCGCTCACGACGAGCGTCGCCTTCTCGCTCGGGATTGTCGTCCCGCTGTACAGCCGCGGCTACCTCGACCGCCGCGAGACGGCGCCGTACGTGCTCGGGGCGAACGTCGGGACGCTCGCGGACACCCTCGTCGTGGCGATGCTGCTCGGCGACGGCGGGGGCGTCGTGGCCGTGGTGGCCGTGGGTGTCGTCGCGAGCGCGATCACGCTCGTCGTCCTCCTCGCGCTCGACCCGGTCGTCCGCGCCGTCTCGGTCGGACTCGACACCGTCCGCCGGTCGCCGTGGCACACCGTCGCGGCGCTCGCGGGCTTTCTCGCCGTCCCCGCGGGGTTCGTGGTGTTCGGGTGATGGAGCAGAGTGGGTTTTCGGGCGACCGTTCGAGAGACGACGCTCAGGGCCGTTCGACGGCGATCCGCTCGATGGCACCCGAGAGCGTCTCGATACCGATTCGGATCGACTCCTCGTCGACGTCGAACCGCGGGGTGTGGTGGCCGGTCGGGTGGTCGGTGCCGATGCCGACGTAGGCGGCCTTCCCTCCCCGCTCCTGGACGTGCTGCATGAGGTACGTCGCGTCCTCGCTCCCGCCGAGCGCGTCCGACGGGAGGACGCGCTCGACGCCCTCCACCCCCGATGCGACCGCGCCGACGACGTCCGCGAGTTCGGGGTCGCTCACCGCGGAGGGCGCGCGGGCGACGCTCTCGATTTCGACCTCGCAGGCGTGCATCTCCCCCGCGGCGCGGACGATACGCTCGGCGTGCTCGCCCATGTACTCCATCAGGTCAGTCGTCTCGCCGCGGACCTCGACCTCCATCTCGCTCGCCTCGGCGACGATGTTCGACGCCGTGCCGCCCTCGATGACGCCGGCGTTCACTCGCGTCGCCCCGTCGGCGTGACGGGGGATGGCGTGGAGGTTCTGTACTGCTGTGGCGAGCGCGAGGTTCGCGTTCCGGCCCTGTTCGGGGCGCGCACCGGCGTGCGACGATTCACCAGTGAAGGCGACCGAGAGGTGGTGGACGGCGAGGAAGCCGTCGATACCGGCGACGACTTCGCCGCTGGGGTGGTCGAGGCCGACGTGCACGGCGAGCAGGTAGTCGACGTCGTCGAGGTGGCCGCCCGCGACGACGGGTTCGCCGCCGCCGATGACCTCCTCGGCGGGCTGGAACACCACCTTGAGCGTCCCCTGGAAGTCGCTGTCGAGAATCGCATCGATGACGCCGATGCCGATGGTCGCGTGGGCGTCGTGTCCGCAGGCGTGCATGAACCCCTCGTTCTCCGAGCGGAACCCTTCTTCGAACGGACGGTGGTCGTCGTCGGCCTCCAGGATGGGGAGGCCGTCGATGT
Proteins encoded:
- a CDS encoding BMP family lipoprotein, with amino-acid sequence MRFEDIDRRTFIKGTSVAGLAGLAGCSGGPSGGSSGESSGGSESTATETSSGGDSGESTESDGMEETETEPGESGGSESINVGMVYATGGLGDGSFNDQAQQGAFQARDEFDVQIGEAQPEEVAQFSTFQQQFAQSTDPAYDLVCCIGFLQTDALSQTAQDYPDQNFMLVDSVVEADNVANYVFAEHEGSYLVGQMAGLLTTQDFSAGAGSTAGDSTTVGFVGGVESDLIRKFEAGYTAGVKAADENIEVLTNYTGSFNDPAAGKEAALAMYNSGADIVYHASGNTGTGVFQAAQEQGAFAIGVDRDQSVTKESFADVILASMVKRVDTAVYDAIESVVNDNFQGGNVVTLGLEENGVAAVYGSELESEIPQDVKDAVASSRESIIAGDISVPSDPSNV
- a CDS encoding sodium:phosphate symporter, encoding MDRKDVRARIAALPTWAGVVATVLCFLFAVRLLGTATGALTPTLQRFVAANHVSALPALGTGWLVATLLGNETVVAAVSLSLHASGLLTASQLLLLVVGSRLGATGIVLVVGALDALRGRAVAAGTTVGVGSSLELGLLASGLTAVVYLPTAVGGYLLLRWLRVDSLDGVTAALGRGVAGHGVTVPTVFEPVAASVIEWVGAPLAAAGAVVLLFVSLDVADRVLDSVDGDRVRAWVTTGLDNRWRAGAVGFVVTALTTSVAFSLGIVVPLYSRGYLDRRETAPYVLGANVGTLADTLVVAMLLGDGGGVVAVVAVGVVASAITLVVLLALDPVVRAVSVGLDTVRRSPWHTVAALAGFLAVPAGFVVFG
- a CDS encoding amidohydrolase — encoded protein: MSIEDLRNLRRDLHRHPEPAWREFYTTARIVDELETRPLDALYVGPEVLGEDRNAVPDDDELDSWMARAREAGAREDIVERLAGGYTGALAVLERGEGPTVGLRVDIDGLPILEADDDHRPFEEGFRSENEGFMHACGHDAHATIGIGVIDAILDSDFQGTLKVVFQPAEEVIGGGEPVVAGGHLDDVDYLLAVHVGLDHPSGEVVAGIDGFLAVHHLSVAFTGESSHAGARPEQGRNANLALATAVQNLHAIPRHADGATRVNAGVIEGGTASNIVAEASEMEVEVRGETTDLMEYMGEHAERIVRAAGEMHACEVEIESVARAPSAVSDPELADVVGAVASGVEGVERVLPSDALGGSEDATYLMQHVQERGGKAAYVGIGTDHPTGHHTPRFDVDEESIRIGIETLSGAIERIAVERP